A region from the Salvia splendens isolate huo1 chromosome 15, SspV2, whole genome shotgun sequence genome encodes:
- the LOC121766513 gene encoding uncharacterized protein LOC121766513 isoform X1: protein MSSISLCLPSKTAFLSHNRFNFVFHGSPLLIPRRNPRHISLSASVAEKNSSLEFSWVSWDKVSPDDYNGWDDLEPAPKIAEKKGWRTFAVVGFGASVVASLGFFAYFWFYSKGFGVRFRSPLSALHGFSVPSLTIKDEQGIGEVREDDMPLAKSEMPEETLADPFVVTEHKRERVIVPCSVDVAQQEAVSALKKLKIIEDSVSADELCTRREYARWLVRANSQLERSRRHRLNPFAALCGSRITAFDDVGLEDPDFEHIQTLAEAGIIRSKLSDGNLGSNLNGDKELSYFSPERFISRQDLVTWKAKIEYDVVSGIDKEMARRSIGFLDVKEISSDALLELFVDYQADRKGITSGVFGQSRRFQPSKPCTKAQAAVALTCGRVTEFIQAEISRLEAEKLAKEIELKELMTEILERGDIKEYWDQKMEKERKRGLEVEVEYRSAILALEEERIAQESGSAELVKQKAALECQEQLLSSIKAEVTEMSEILSVEKAKYDDELRGIHETRHDLQAKYEELIDAKSILEAEIEALRILRSWVEDEAKKSQARAKVLEEAGRRWKWDG from the exons ATGTCATCAATTTCGCTCTGTTTGCCCTCCAAAACCGCCTTCTTATCACACAATCGCTTCAATTTTGTCTTTCATGGCAGCCCACTGCTCATCCCGCGCAGAAACCCTAGGCACATTTCGCTGTCAGCTTCTGTTGCTGAGAAAAACTCGAGTCTTGAATTTTCTTGGGTTTCTTGGGACAAAGTTAGTCCTGATGACTACAATGGCTGGGACGATTTGGAACCTGCTCCGAAAATAGCTGAAAAGAAAG GTTGGCGGACATTTGCTGTAGTTGGTTTTGGAGCTTCAGTTGTTGCATCTCTTGGTTTCTTTGCCTATTTTTGGTTCTATAGTAAAG GTTTTGGTGTTCGATTCAGAAGTCCGCTTAGTGCTTTACATGGCTTTTCGGTGCCTTCTTTAACTATCAAGGATGAACAAGGAATTGGAGAGGTTCGTGAAGATGATATGCCATTGGCAAAATCTGAGATGCCTGAGGAAACACTTGCTGATCCTTTTGTGGTGACAG AGCACAAGCGTGAGCGAGTCATAGTTCCGTGTTCTGTGGATGTTGCTCAGCAAGAAGCTGTTTCTGCGCTTAAGAAACTCAAG ATTATCGAAGATTCTGTTAGTGCAGATGAATTATGTACTAGACGAGAATATGCACGGTGGTTAGTGCGTGCAAATTCACAGCTGGAGAG GAGTCGGAGGCATCGATTGAATCCATTTGCTGCACTTTGTGGATCTAGAATTACTGCCTTTGATGACGTGGGACTTGAGGACCCTGATTTTGAACATATTCAAA CTCTAGCTGAGGCCGGTATTATTAGAAGCAAACTATCAGATGGAAACCTTGGCTCAAATCTGAATGGAGACAAAGAACTTTCCTATTTTTCTCCGGAAAG GTTCATATCTCGCCAGGATCTGGTTACTTGGAAAGCAAAAATAGAGTATGATGTTGTGTCTGGGATCGATAAAGAG ATGGCAAGGAGGAGCATTGGTTTTCTAGATGTTAAGGAGATATCTTCTGATGCGTTGTTAGAACTTTTTGTGGACTATCAAGCTGATAGAAAGGGCATAACAAGTGGAGTTTTTG GGCAGAGTAGGCGATTTCAACCAAGCAAACCATGCACAAAGGCTCAGGCTGCAGTTGCACTGACATGCGGAAGAGTGACAGAATTCATACAGGCAGAAATATCTAGACTTGAAGCTGAAAAACTTGCAAAGGAAATCGAATTAAAAGAATTGATGACTGAAATTCTAGAGAGAGGCGACATAAAGGAGTATTGGGACCAAAAGatggagaaagaaagaaaacgtGGCTTGGAAGTGGAAGTGGAGTATCGTTCAGCCATTTTGGCTTTGGAAGAGGAGAGGATTGCTCAGGAGAGTGGTTCAGCTGAATTGGTTAAACAGAAGGCAGCTTTGGAATGCCAGGAGCAGTTGCTTTCTAGCATAAAAGCAGAAGTAACAGAAATGTCTGAAATACTCTCTGTAGAGAAGGCCAAGTACGATGATGAGCTGCGTGGCATACATGAAACACGGCATGATCTGCAGGCAAAGTATGAAGAACTGATCGATGCAAAGTCGATATTGGAAGCGGAAATAGAAGCCCTGCGTATATTGAG ATCGTGGGTTGAAGACGAGGCAAAAAAAAGCCAAGCTCGCGCAAAGGTCCTCGAGGAAGCTGGGCGGAGGTGGAAATGGGATGGTTAA
- the LOC121766513 gene encoding uncharacterized protein LOC121766513 isoform X2, translated as MSSISLCLPSKTAFLSHNRFNFVFHGSPLLIPRRNPRHISLSASVAEKNSSLEFSWVSWDKVSPDDYNGWDDLEPAPKIAEKKGFGVRFRSPLSALHGFSVPSLTIKDEQGIGEVREDDMPLAKSEMPEETLADPFVVTEHKRERVIVPCSVDVAQQEAVSALKKLKIIEDSVSADELCTRREYARWLVRANSQLERSRRHRLNPFAALCGSRITAFDDVGLEDPDFEHIQTLAEAGIIRSKLSDGNLGSNLNGDKELSYFSPERFISRQDLVTWKAKIEYDVVSGIDKEMARRSIGFLDVKEISSDALLELFVDYQADRKGITSGVFGQSRRFQPSKPCTKAQAAVALTCGRVTEFIQAEISRLEAEKLAKEIELKELMTEILERGDIKEYWDQKMEKERKRGLEVEVEYRSAILALEEERIAQESGSAELVKQKAALECQEQLLSSIKAEVTEMSEILSVEKAKYDDELRGIHETRHDLQAKYEELIDAKSILEAEIEALRILRSWVEDEAKKSQARAKVLEEAGRRWKWDG; from the exons ATGTCATCAATTTCGCTCTGTTTGCCCTCCAAAACCGCCTTCTTATCACACAATCGCTTCAATTTTGTCTTTCATGGCAGCCCACTGCTCATCCCGCGCAGAAACCCTAGGCACATTTCGCTGTCAGCTTCTGTTGCTGAGAAAAACTCGAGTCTTGAATTTTCTTGGGTTTCTTGGGACAAAGTTAGTCCTGATGACTACAATGGCTGGGACGATTTGGAACCTGCTCCGAAAATAGCTGAAAAGAAAG GTTTTGGTGTTCGATTCAGAAGTCCGCTTAGTGCTTTACATGGCTTTTCGGTGCCTTCTTTAACTATCAAGGATGAACAAGGAATTGGAGAGGTTCGTGAAGATGATATGCCATTGGCAAAATCTGAGATGCCTGAGGAAACACTTGCTGATCCTTTTGTGGTGACAG AGCACAAGCGTGAGCGAGTCATAGTTCCGTGTTCTGTGGATGTTGCTCAGCAAGAAGCTGTTTCTGCGCTTAAGAAACTCAAG ATTATCGAAGATTCTGTTAGTGCAGATGAATTATGTACTAGACGAGAATATGCACGGTGGTTAGTGCGTGCAAATTCACAGCTGGAGAG GAGTCGGAGGCATCGATTGAATCCATTTGCTGCACTTTGTGGATCTAGAATTACTGCCTTTGATGACGTGGGACTTGAGGACCCTGATTTTGAACATATTCAAA CTCTAGCTGAGGCCGGTATTATTAGAAGCAAACTATCAGATGGAAACCTTGGCTCAAATCTGAATGGAGACAAAGAACTTTCCTATTTTTCTCCGGAAAG GTTCATATCTCGCCAGGATCTGGTTACTTGGAAAGCAAAAATAGAGTATGATGTTGTGTCTGGGATCGATAAAGAG ATGGCAAGGAGGAGCATTGGTTTTCTAGATGTTAAGGAGATATCTTCTGATGCGTTGTTAGAACTTTTTGTGGACTATCAAGCTGATAGAAAGGGCATAACAAGTGGAGTTTTTG GGCAGAGTAGGCGATTTCAACCAAGCAAACCATGCACAAAGGCTCAGGCTGCAGTTGCACTGACATGCGGAAGAGTGACAGAATTCATACAGGCAGAAATATCTAGACTTGAAGCTGAAAAACTTGCAAAGGAAATCGAATTAAAAGAATTGATGACTGAAATTCTAGAGAGAGGCGACATAAAGGAGTATTGGGACCAAAAGatggagaaagaaagaaaacgtGGCTTGGAAGTGGAAGTGGAGTATCGTTCAGCCATTTTGGCTTTGGAAGAGGAGAGGATTGCTCAGGAGAGTGGTTCAGCTGAATTGGTTAAACAGAAGGCAGCTTTGGAATGCCAGGAGCAGTTGCTTTCTAGCATAAAAGCAGAAGTAACAGAAATGTCTGAAATACTCTCTGTAGAGAAGGCCAAGTACGATGATGAGCTGCGTGGCATACATGAAACACGGCATGATCTGCAGGCAAAGTATGAAGAACTGATCGATGCAAAGTCGATATTGGAAGCGGAAATAGAAGCCCTGCGTATATTGAG ATCGTGGGTTGAAGACGAGGCAAAAAAAAGCCAAGCTCGCGCAAAGGTCCTCGAGGAAGCTGGGCGGAGGTGGAAATGGGATGGTTAA
- the LOC121767667 gene encoding piriformospora indica-insensitive protein 2-like, whose translation MKNIKSLMFWIFILSIFSLNLWCNGEAESEAAPMKSGEKAALYSTIQTFVGKWWNGSDLYPDPCGWTPIEGVSCDLFDGYWYVTELSIGSLHENSLNCAEYADFSPHLFALSHLKSLLFFNCFTALRHRPIPIPSRSWGALGASLESLEFRSNPGLTGRIPPSLGELKSLKSMVLVENGLSGELHPFIGNLKELERLNLAGNSFVGQIPHSLGGLKQLLILDLSRNLLSGPLTLSFGGMVPLLKLDLSYNKLHGNIPESLGNLKNLTLLDLSNNRLRGGITKSLENLEFLQELVLSNNPIGGGLMELQWERMTSLAALELSNASLTGGIPESMARLRGLRFLGLNNNMLTGEIPSNLASLPNVGAMYLHGNNLTGELEFSALFYGKMGRRFGAWDNPNLCYRVHATYMPKGVKQCQKDVMRFLKPLVSLGSPLLVSSCVRNLVFVMFIVDIVI comes from the exons ATGAAAAATATCAAATCTTTGATGTTTTGgatcttcatcctctccatatTTAGTTTAAATTTGTGGTGCAATGGAGAGGCTGAGAGTGAGGCAGCTCCAATGAAGAGCGGGGAGAAAGCAGCTCTGTATTCTACTATTCAAACTTTCGTGGGAAAATGGTGGAATGGTTCGGATCTTTATCCGGATCCTTGTGGTTGGACTCCCATTGAG GGTGTTTCATGCGATCTGTTTGATGGATATTGGTATGTGACAGAGTTAAGCATAGGATCTCTTCATGAAAACTCCCTAAATTGCGCAGAATATGCTGATTTCAGCCCTCATCTCTTTGCACTAAGCCACCTGAAATCTctcttattcttcaactgcttCACGGCGTTGCGCCACCGCCCTATCCCAATCCCTTCTCGGAGTTGGGGAGCTCTCGGAGCAAGCTTGGAGTCGCTGGAGTTCCGGTCAAACCCCGGGCTAACGGGGCGAATCCCGCCTTCTCTTGGGGAACTCAAGAGTCTTAAATCAATGGTGCTGGTGGAGAATGGACTGAGTGGTGAATTGCATCCATTCATAGGCAATTTGAAGGAATTGGAGCGTTTGAATCTTGCTGGGAATTCATTTGTAGGCCAAATACCTCATAGCTTGGGAGGGCTAAAGCAATTGTTGATTCTTGATTTGAGCAGGAATTTACTATCTGGCCCTTTGACATTGAGTTTTGGAGGGATGGTCCCACTCTTGAAGCTTGATTTGAGCTACAACAAACTGCATGGGAATATCCCAGAAAGTCTTGGGAACTTGAAGAATTTGACACTTTTAGACCTCAGCAACAACAGATTGAGAGGTGGGATCACTAAATCACTAGAGAATTTGGAGTTCTTGCAAGAACTAGTCCTCTCAAACAACCCCATTGGAGGTGGGCTAATGGAGCTCCAGTGGGAGAGAATGACGAGCCTAGCTGCGCTTGAGCTTTCGAACGCAAGCCTGACAGGTGGCATTCCAGAGTCGATGGCCCGTCTCCGGGGGCTGAGGTTTCTGGGGCTCAACAACAACATGCTGACAGGGGAGATCCCATCAAATCTTGCAAGTTTGCCTAATGTTGGTGCAATGTATCTTCATGGTAATAATTTGACAGGGGAGCTTGAATTCTCTGCTTTGTTTTACGGCAAAATGGGGAGAAGATTCGGTGCATGGGATAATCCAAATCTTTGCTACCGTGTGCATGCAACTTATATGCCTAAAGGGGTGAAACAATGCCAAAAGGATGTGATGAGATTTCTCAAACCTCTCGTTTCATTAGGATCACCACTATTAGTATCATCTTGTGTTAGGAACTTGGTTTTTGTTATGTTTATTGTAGATATAGTTATTTGA
- the LOC121766513 gene encoding uncharacterized protein LOC121766513 isoform X3 produces the protein MPLAKSEMPEETLADPFVVTEHKRERVIVPCSVDVAQQEAVSALKKLKIIEDSVSADELCTRREYARWLVRANSQLERSRRHRLNPFAALCGSRITAFDDVGLEDPDFEHIQTLAEAGIIRSKLSDGNLGSNLNGDKELSYFSPERFISRQDLVTWKAKIEYDVVSGIDKEMARRSIGFLDVKEISSDALLELFVDYQADRKGITSGVFGQSRRFQPSKPCTKAQAAVALTCGRVTEFIQAEISRLEAEKLAKEIELKELMTEILERGDIKEYWDQKMEKERKRGLEVEVEYRSAILALEEERIAQESGSAELVKQKAALECQEQLLSSIKAEVTEMSEILSVEKAKYDDELRGIHETRHDLQAKYEELIDAKSILEAEIEALRILRSWVEDEAKKSQARAKVLEEAGRRWKWDG, from the exons ATGCCATTGGCAAAATCTGAGATGCCTGAGGAAACACTTGCTGATCCTTTTGTGGTGACAG AGCACAAGCGTGAGCGAGTCATAGTTCCGTGTTCTGTGGATGTTGCTCAGCAAGAAGCTGTTTCTGCGCTTAAGAAACTCAAG ATTATCGAAGATTCTGTTAGTGCAGATGAATTATGTACTAGACGAGAATATGCACGGTGGTTAGTGCGTGCAAATTCACAGCTGGAGAG GAGTCGGAGGCATCGATTGAATCCATTTGCTGCACTTTGTGGATCTAGAATTACTGCCTTTGATGACGTGGGACTTGAGGACCCTGATTTTGAACATATTCAAA CTCTAGCTGAGGCCGGTATTATTAGAAGCAAACTATCAGATGGAAACCTTGGCTCAAATCTGAATGGAGACAAAGAACTTTCCTATTTTTCTCCGGAAAG GTTCATATCTCGCCAGGATCTGGTTACTTGGAAAGCAAAAATAGAGTATGATGTTGTGTCTGGGATCGATAAAGAG ATGGCAAGGAGGAGCATTGGTTTTCTAGATGTTAAGGAGATATCTTCTGATGCGTTGTTAGAACTTTTTGTGGACTATCAAGCTGATAGAAAGGGCATAACAAGTGGAGTTTTTG GGCAGAGTAGGCGATTTCAACCAAGCAAACCATGCACAAAGGCTCAGGCTGCAGTTGCACTGACATGCGGAAGAGTGACAGAATTCATACAGGCAGAAATATCTAGACTTGAAGCTGAAAAACTTGCAAAGGAAATCGAATTAAAAGAATTGATGACTGAAATTCTAGAGAGAGGCGACATAAAGGAGTATTGGGACCAAAAGatggagaaagaaagaaaacgtGGCTTGGAAGTGGAAGTGGAGTATCGTTCAGCCATTTTGGCTTTGGAAGAGGAGAGGATTGCTCAGGAGAGTGGTTCAGCTGAATTGGTTAAACAGAAGGCAGCTTTGGAATGCCAGGAGCAGTTGCTTTCTAGCATAAAAGCAGAAGTAACAGAAATGTCTGAAATACTCTCTGTAGAGAAGGCCAAGTACGATGATGAGCTGCGTGGCATACATGAAACACGGCATGATCTGCAGGCAAAGTATGAAGAACTGATCGATGCAAAGTCGATATTGGAAGCGGAAATAGAAGCCCTGCGTATATTGAG ATCGTGGGTTGAAGACGAGGCAAAAAAAAGCCAAGCTCGCGCAAAGGTCCTCGAGGAAGCTGGGCGGAGGTGGAAATGGGATGGTTAA
- the LOC121767819 gene encoding transcription factor TCP12-like — translation MFPSPNCNNSLLKTRPSLSSPSPSSFPFDQNPNLKHDNILFNFPSPFLDENESPLDQIFYQSHLAEKLKTDHDQIPTPPPPRRRKAGKKDRHSKICTAQGIRDRRMRLSLQVARKFFDLQDMLGYDKASKTIEWLFTQSNKAIKELHSPPPPPPPPLLLPNNSDVKSESECEDQSGIEEINSNAVAPTTADRAKASREKARERARCRTREKMLVKRLRLCGNPNPFEGGDEGLNSEIRVSQPDVGMIDKFLGNSEYHCAVSDPSLVGYIGNWDVLSNCFHYSVGNLVSTAGNLNSLFSSPTPEFP, via the coding sequence ATGTTCCCCTCACCCAACTGCAACAACTCCTTGCTCAAAACAAGGCCATCATTATCCTCACCATCACCATCCTCTTTCCCCTTTGATCAAAATCCTAACCTTAAACACGACAACATCCTCTTCAACTTCCCCTCTCCCTTCCTCGACGAGAACGAATCGCCCTTGGATCAAATCTTTTACCAAAGCCACCTCGCCGAGAAGTTGAAAACCGATCATGATCAGATCCccactcctcctcctccgaGGCGGAGGAAGGCCGGGAAGAAGGACCGGCACAGCAAGATATGCACGGCGCAGGGGATCAGGGATAGGAGAATGCGCCTCTCTCTGCAAGTAGCTCGGAAATTCTTCGATCTTCAAGATATGCTCGGCTATGACAAAGCCAGCAAGACCATAGAGTGGCTCTTCACGCAGTCGAACAAGGCGATTAAGGAGCTCCActcgcctcctcctcctcctcctcctcctctgctGCTTCCAAACAACAGCGACGTGAAGAGCGAGTCCGAGTGCGAAGATCAATCCGGAATCGAGGAGATCAACTCCAACGCTGTCGCTCCGACCACTGCGGATCGGGCCAAGGCCTCGAGGGAGAAGGCGAGGGAGAGGGCGAGGTGTCGGACGCGAGAGAAAATGCTGGTGAAACGCCTCCGTTTGTGTGGAAACCCTAATCCATTTGAAGGAGGAGATGAAGGGCTCAATTcggaaattagggtttctcaGCCCGACGTGGGAATGATTGACAAGTTTTTGGGGAATTCTGAGTATCACTGCGCAGTGTCGGATCCGAGTTTGGTTGGATATATTGGGAATTGGGATGTGTTATCGAATTGCTTTCACTATTCGGTTGGGAATCTTGTTTCTACTGCAGGTAATCTTAACTCACTTTTCTCCTCTCCCACGCCAGAATTTCCATGA
- the LOC121768305 gene encoding clavaminate synthase-like protein At3g21360: protein MESSCKYFKVGSCEGQKVIEGEAMPLVLQPPEGGSGNTVGLLAALKENKEWFEKLIIKNSAVLLRGFHVKNAHEFNDIVEAFGWEDIRYVGPAPRTHVYKRVWTANEGPLSEFIYYHHEMVLIKEFPEKVILFCEVPPPGGGETPIVPSFRVTERMLEEYPEMVEEMETKGLRYTFTALSKDNTSSMRGRGWEDAFGTSDRVEAEKRGKSLGMEMEWLADGGVKTILGPRPLTRVFEGRKGRRMWFNTVVGMHGNELSSATMADASEIPDEVVRRCQEIIEEESIQFKWEMGDVLFLDNLALLHGRRPSLPPRKVLVATCK from the exons ATGGAGTCGAGCTGCAAATACTTCAAGGTGGGAAGTTGCGAAGGGCAGAAGGTGATCGAAGGCGAAGCTATGCCACTCGTGCTGCAGCCCCCCGAGGGCGGCTCTGGCAACACGGTGGGGCTGCTGGCCGCTCTGAAGGAGAACAAAGAGTGGTTCGAGAAGTTGATAATAAAAAACAGTGCTGTTCTCCTCAGAGGCTTCCATGTCAAGAATGCCCATGAATTCAACGATATAGTCGAGGCCTTTGGATGGGAGGACATACGTTACGTGGGGCCCGCCCCTAGGACACATGTGTACAAGAGGGTCTGGACAGCCAACGAAGGTCCCCTGTCCGAGTTCATCTACTACCACCATGAGATGGTCCTG ATCAAAGAATTCCCAGAGAAGGTGATTCTTTTCTGTGAGGTGCCTCCACCGGGAGGGGGAGAGACTCCGATCGTGCCTAGCTTCCGTGTGACAGAGAGGATGCTGGAGGAGTACCCGGAGatggtggaggagatggagaCCAAAGGACTGAGATACACGTTCACAGCCCTCAGCAAAGACAACACATCGTCCATGAGAGGCCGAGGCTGGGAAGATGCATTCGGGACTTCAGACCGCGTAGAAGCAGAGAAGAGGGGTAAGTCATTAGGGATGGAGATGGAATGGCTGGCGGACGGTGGGGTGAAGACGATTCTAGGCCCGAGGCCTTTGACAAGGGTGTTCGAGGGAagaaaaggaaggaggatgtgGTTCAACACCGTTGTCGGGATGCATGGCAACGAGCTCAGCTCGGCCACCATGGCTGATGCAAGTGAAATACCGGATGAGGTGGTGAGGAGATGCCAAGAGATCATCGAAGAAGAGAGCATCCAATTCAAGTGGGAAATGGGCGACGTTTTGTTCCTTGATAACTTGGCTTTACTTCATGGTAGAAGGCCTTCTCTCCCTCCTAGAAAAGTGTTGGTTGCCACATGCAAATAA
- the LOC121769445 gene encoding transcription factor bHLH30-like produces MQQENSGDVYMGMCGGDGSALTFPDVSQILPWALPPVHTFNPVNFATREHDPFLLSGAGQVAYGGMFKSGYEPQLLGHSGAPFGLHAELQKLSAQEIMDAKALAASKSHSEAERRRRERINNHLAKLRSLLPNTTKTDKASLLAEVIQHVKELKRQTCVIAETNPVPTEMDELTVDNANEEDGKWVIRASICCEDRSDLLPELIKTLKSLKLRTLRAEITTLGGRVRNVLFITGDEDEEEEEVDEERCIALIHDGLKGVMERSSNADEAASVKRQRTNVNIRDHYRSY; encoded by the exons ATGCAGCAAGAAAACAGTGGGGATGTATACATGGGGATGTGCGGCGGAGATGGATCGGCTCTAACTTTCCCTGACGTGTCACAAATCCTGCCGTGGGCGCTGCCGCCGGTTCACACCTTCAACCCGGTTAATTTCGCTACCCGGGAGCACGACCCGTTCCTGCTCTCGGGCGCGGGGCAGGTGGCCTACGGCGGCATGTTCAAGTCGGGATACGAGCCGCAGCTGCTGGGGCACTCGGGCGCGCCCTTTGGGCTGCACGCGGAGCTGCAGAAGCTCTCCGCGCAGGAAATCATGGACGCCAAGGCGCTGGCGGCGTCCAAGAGCCACAGCGAGGCGGAGAGGCGGCGGAGGGAGAGAATCAACAATCATCTTGCTAAGCTAAGAAGCTTGCTCCCTAACACAACCAAA ACGGATAAAGCCTCATTGCTGGCGGAGGTGATTCAGCACGTGAAGGAGCTGAAGCGGCAGACATGTGTGATAGCGGAGACGAATCCTGTTCCGACGGAGATGGACGAATTGACGGTGGATAATGCGAACGAAGAAGACGGAAAATGGGTGATCAGAGCTTCGATCTGCTGCGAGGATCGATCGGATTTGCTGCCGGAGCTGATCAAGACGCTGAAGTCGTTGAAGCTGAGGACGTTGCGAGCCGAGATCACGACGCTCGGGGGGAGAGTGAGGAATGTGCTGTTCATCACCGGAgatgaggatgaggaagaggaggaggtggACGAGGAGCGTTGCATCGCCTTGATTCATGACGGGCTTAAGGGAGTGATGGAGAGGTCGTCCAACGCCGATGAGGCGGCGAGTGTGAAGAGGCAAAGGACTAATGTCAATATTCGTGATCACTACAGGTCTTATTAA
- the LOC121769238 gene encoding aspartic proteinase NANA, chloroplast-like, with protein MAPFISSPLSLLTFLLLLLLLFLSSAASHHLKLPLLHLNPYPPTPSDALSADNHRLSFLFSASRKHPRPRLPVTSAASFGSGQYLVSLHLGTPPQPLLLIADTGSDLTWVSCSACRRHCSPNSAPFRPRRSATFCPHHCYNPACNLVPHPKNSPHCNRTRLHSTCRYQYSYADGSVTTGFFSTETTSFNATAGKILKFQHFNFGCGFWNSGPSLSGPSFNGGDGVLGLGRGPISFTSQLGRDFGHKFSYCLMDYTLSPPPTSYLLIGAGKSKLSYAPLLVNPLAPTFYYIKIESVSIDDVKLRITPSIWAIDEYGNGGTVVDSGTTLTFLPEPAYRTILAVFERLVKLPESANPVPGFDLCLNVSSGVPRASLPQLSFKLGGGAVFKPPPRNYFLDAAEDVKCLGLQPVTTDSGFAVIGNLMQQGYTFEFDKDRSRLGFTRRGCSAPP; from the coding sequence ATGGCTCCTTTCATTTCATCCCCTTTGTCTCTCCTCACTTTCttactcctcctcctcctcctcttcctctcctccGCCGCCTCCCACCACCTCAAGCTCCCCCTTCTCCACCTCAACCCTTACCCTCCCACCCCCTCCGACGCCCTCTCCGCCGACAACCACCGCCTCTCCTTCCTCTTCTCCGCCTCCCGCAAACACCCCCGCCCCCGCCTCCCCGTCACCTCCGCCGCCTCCTTCGGCTCCGGCCAGTATCTCGTCTCCCTCCACCTCGGCACCCCTCCGCAGCCCCTTCTCCTCATCGCCGACACTGGCAGCGACCTCACCTGGGTCTCCTGCTCCGCCTGCCGCCGCCATTGCTCCCCCAACTCCGCCCCCTTCCGCCCCCGCCGCTCTGCCACCTTTTGTCCCCACCACTGCTACAATCCGGCCTGTAACCTCGTCCCCCACCCCAAAAACTCCCCGCACTGCAACCGCACGCGCCTCCACAGCACGTGTCGTTACCAGTATTCCTACGCCGACGGCTCAGTCACCACCGGATTCTTCTCGACTGAAACGACGTCGTTCAACGCCACCGCCGGTAAAATATTGAAGTTCCAGCATTTCAACTTCGGATGCGGGTTTTGGAACTCGGGCCCTAGCCTCTCCGGCCCAAGTTTCAATGGGGGTGATGGTGTTTTGGGCCTGGGCCGCGGCCCGATCTCGTTTACCTCACAATTGGGTCGAGATTTCGGGCACAAATTTTCCTACTGTTTAATGGATTACACACTCTCCCCGCCGCCGACGAGCTACCTCCTCATCGGCGCCGGAAAATCCAAATTGAGCTACGCTCCATTGCTAGTCAATCCTCTCGCACCAACATTCTACTACATTAAGATCGAAAGCGTATCAATTGACGATGTGAAATTACGAATTACCCCCTCAATTTGGGCAATCGATGAGTACGGAAACGGAGGAACCGTCGTCGATTCCGGCACCACCTTAACTTTTCTACCGGAGCCGGCGTATCGCACGATCCTAGCCGTGTTCGAGCGGCTGGTGAAGCTGCCGGAGTCGGCTAATCCGGTGCCGGGGTTCGATTTGTGCCTGAACGTGTCGTCGGGTGTGCCGAGGGCGAGTCTGCCGCAGCTGAGTTTCAAACTAGGCGGCGGCGCGGTTTTCAAGCCTCCGCCACGGAACTACTTCCTCGACGCGGCGGAGGACGTGAAGTGCCTGGGTTTGCAGCCGGTGACGACGGACTCGGGGTTCGCGGTGATCGGGAACTTGATGCAGCAAGGTTACACCTTCGAATTCGACAAGGATCGATCGCGGCTCGGCTTCACGCGGCGCGGCTGTTCTGCGCCGCCGTGA